Sequence from the Ereboglobus luteus genome:
ACGCGGGGCTCCTCAAGGCGTGGAGCTCGATGCGGGAGCTGTTCGGCGGAAGCGCGACAAAGACACAAGTCACCTAATGGCCGCCGCAGACGGGCTCCGGTTTTTCACCAGACATCCAGCACGGCGTGCGTCACGCCGCTTGCCAGCGAGGAGGCCAGCAACGGCATCGCGTTGTATTCGGCCTGCAGCTGGTCGCTTTGGCGCGCGTCAAAAGTGGGCGTGGTAAAAATCTGCCTCGTGGATGAAACCGGGCGTTTTTCAAAATACACCTTGCCGTCATTTGCACCCTGAAGCGTGCATACGGCGAGAACCGTGAGGTCGAACTTGCGGGCGAGCCCGGAATCGTCGGCGCGCGACGTGGTCATGTTGCGCGTGTAGCGCTCGAGCGTGACTGTGAGCGTGACATCGGCGGCGGCGGCCGAGTTGACGACCGCGAGGCGTCCATCACGCACAAAGCTTTCCCGCAGTTGCGCGGAAAAAATCGCGGCGCCTTGGGGAATGTTCGCGGCATTTTCGACGGGCGCGATGTAGATCGTGCGAAAAGGCAGCTTGCCGCCGGAACCAAGTTGATAATGCGAACAGGACACAAAAAACGCGCCGCAGCACAGCATGAGCGCGACCGAAAAAAAACGTGGTAAAAAATTACGCATGGAAAACACGAGTGTCCGTGATTTTTCCGATGCACGGGCAAAAGACAACAACCTTATCCCGGCTGCCCGGGGAAGCCGCGACGATCCGGCGCGGCGCATTTTACGTCCCTCAACAGTTAAGATTTTGCGTGTCAGCGCATGGGTTTCACGCTTTCATTGTCGTTTTTCCATCCATGCTCGATCCAAAACTGCTTCGTGAATCGCCCGACACCGTGCGCGCGGCGATTGCCAAAAAACATCTTCAAGTCGATCTCGACGCCGTCATCGCGCTCGACAACGCGTGGCGCGCGCTCTTGCAGGAAACCGAGGCGCTGCGCTCCAAGCAAAAGGCCGCGAACGGCGAAATGGTCAAACTGCCGAAAGGCTCGCCCGAGTTCATCGCGAAAGTTGCCGAGATGAAGGCGGTGTCC
This genomic interval carries:
- the lptE gene encoding LPS assembly lipoprotein LptE, translating into MSCSHYQLGSGGKLPFRTIYIAPVENAANIPQGAAIFSAQLRESFVRDGRLAVVNSAAAADVTLTVTLERYTRNMTTSRADDSGLARKFDLTVLAVCTLQGANDGKVYFEKRPVSSTRQIFTTPTFDARQSDQLQAEYNAMPLLASSLASGVTHAVLDVW